The following proteins are co-located in the Haloarcula marismortui ATCC 43049 genome:
- a CDS encoding iron-containing alcohol dehydrogenase family protein, with protein MADTPVAGDLEAPFRFEYDPATLRYAPDAVRSLGTELDEQGYDRALVVCGTTVGETPAVMDPVRDGLGDRLAGVFAETTPAKRLGTAYDGLERFREADADCLVAVGGGSSLDVAKIISILAATDRDPTAVGTAFADSGTIAVPEAALPPIIAVPTTLAGADLSIVAGVTAAPDTCPVDEPASGGVSDPELMPAAACYDPELIATTPRSVLAASAMNGFDKGIETLYAANATPITDATASHGLGLLTEGLLAFGNGDDDPWVYQSVTQGLMLVQYGISRANGTTLSLIHALGHGLTRTDDVQQGAAHGIIAPHALSYLFEQVDGRRSLLADALGVGDADNPGTAVVDRVSEVVTTLGLPTQLRDVAGPDRAEFPEVADAVLEDAFMMNVPSGLEPTRDDIVGVLESAW; from the coding sequence ATGGCCGACACACCGGTTGCCGGCGACCTTGAGGCCCCGTTTCGGTTCGAGTACGACCCCGCGACGCTCCGATACGCCCCTGACGCCGTGCGGTCGCTGGGTACGGAGTTAGACGAGCAGGGCTACGACCGTGCACTGGTCGTCTGTGGCACTACCGTCGGTGAGACGCCGGCCGTGATGGACCCTGTTCGGGACGGACTCGGTGACCGACTTGCCGGCGTCTTCGCGGAGACAACGCCAGCCAAGCGGCTCGGCACTGCGTACGACGGGCTCGAACGCTTCCGCGAGGCTGACGCCGATTGTCTTGTGGCCGTCGGCGGCGGGAGCAGCCTCGACGTGGCAAAAATCATCAGTATTCTCGCGGCGACCGACCGCGACCCAACCGCTGTCGGCACGGCGTTCGCTGATTCCGGAACGATAGCTGTCCCCGAAGCAGCACTGCCACCGATTATCGCCGTCCCGACGACGCTGGCCGGCGCTGACCTCTCTATCGTTGCTGGCGTCACAGCCGCACCAGACACCTGTCCTGTGGACGAACCGGCCAGCGGCGGTGTCAGTGACCCGGAACTGATGCCCGCGGCCGCCTGTTACGACCCCGAACTGATTGCGACGACGCCCCGGTCGGTCCTCGCGGCGTCGGCGATGAACGGCTTCGACAAAGGTATCGAGACGCTGTACGCGGCCAACGCAACTCCGATAACCGACGCCACAGCGTCGCACGGCCTCGGCCTTCTCACAGAAGGCCTGCTCGCGTTCGGTAACGGTGACGACGACCCATGGGTGTACCAGTCGGTCACGCAGGGACTCATGCTCGTCCAGTACGGTATCTCGCGGGCCAACGGGACGACGCTCTCGCTGATCCACGCCCTCGGCCACGGACTAACCCGGACCGACGACGTCCAGCAGGGCGCGGCTCACGGAATCATTGCTCCGCACGCGCTCTCGTACCTCTTCGAGCAGGTCGACGGCCGGCGGTCACTTCTGGCCGACGCACTCGGGGTCGGCGACGCTGACAACCCTGGGACGGCGGTCGTTGACCGAGTCAGTGAGGTAGTGACGACGCTGGGACTGCCAACACAACTCCGGGACGTAGCCGGCCCCGACCGGGCGGAGTTTCCCGAAGTCGCCGACGCCGTCCTTGAAGACGCCTTCATGATGAACGTCCCGTCGGGGCTGGAGCCAACCCGGGACGATATTGTCGGCGTGTTAGAGTCTGCTTGGTAG
- the corA gene encoding magnesium/cobalt transporter CorA gives MISAVVYADGQAIEYEDLTTARTAAGTTWVHVTDVTADEVDAVSSAFDLHSLAIDDIKNDVRANVQEFNAYTFVLVKSASLTPGDTTFDKEVKTTPLGLFVGSDWVVTLSTGAVPSIQRVMDAVGRGDERLLHRGPDFTAYRVIDVIVDAYFDLLDEIETDIEQIEEEVTTSTDIETLERINDVRRDLLSFRKQVWPAREAIGVLARGDPKQIQPQTEKYFRDVYDHLVQIVDLTETYRDLVSGARDIYLNTVSQSTNEVMKMLTVVATIFIPLTFVVGVYGMNFTDSPYNMPELGWAFGYPAVMIGMVIVVGVLLAHFRQRGYL, from the coding sequence GTGATTTCCGCAGTGGTGTACGCTGACGGGCAGGCGATAGAGTACGAGGATCTGACGACCGCCCGAACGGCTGCCGGAACGACGTGGGTTCACGTCACCGACGTGACAGCCGATGAGGTCGACGCCGTCAGTTCCGCCTTCGACCTTCATTCGCTGGCTATCGATGACATCAAGAACGACGTCCGGGCGAACGTTCAGGAGTTCAACGCCTACACGTTCGTGCTCGTCAAATCTGCGTCGCTTACGCCCGGCGATACGACCTTCGACAAGGAGGTGAAAACGACGCCGCTCGGCCTGTTTGTCGGCTCCGACTGGGTTGTCACGCTGTCGACGGGCGCCGTCCCATCCATCCAGCGCGTGATGGACGCTGTCGGCCGTGGGGACGAGCGACTCCTTCACCGCGGCCCGGATTTTACTGCCTACCGGGTCATCGACGTCATCGTCGACGCGTACTTCGACTTGCTGGACGAGATCGAGACCGATATCGAACAGATCGAAGAGGAGGTGACTACCTCCACCGATATCGAGACGCTCGAACGGATAAACGACGTTCGGCGTGACCTGTTGTCTTTCCGCAAACAGGTCTGGCCGGCACGGGAGGCAATTGGCGTGCTCGCCCGTGGCGACCCCAAACAGATCCAGCCACAGACGGAGAAATACTTCCGGGACGTGTACGACCATCTGGTCCAGATTGTCGACCTGACTGAGACTTACCGCGACCTCGTCTCGGGGGCGCGGGATATCTACCTGAATACGGTGTCCCAGTCGACAAACGAGGTGATGAAGATGCTGACCGTCGTTGCGACGATCTTCATCCCACTGACATTCGTGGTCGGCGTCTACGGGATGAATTTCACCGACAGCCCGTACAATATGCCGGAACTGGGCTGGGCGTTCGGGTATCCCGCGGTGATGATTGGGATGGTGATCGTCGTCGGAGTCTTGCTCGCTCATTTCCGCCAGCGGGGCTACCTATAA
- a CDS encoding molybdopterin biosynthesis protein, with translation MSDRREFRDLASPEEAHEVVAGLDIEPEPESVPLADARDRVLAERIDADIDVPGFDRASMDGYAVHARDTFGADEADPVTLSVVGEVHAGEEPDVTVEPGSLAEISTGAVMPAGADAVVMVERTTETDDGIEIRTSVAPGDNVMLAGADIAAGARALGPGTRITPREIGLLSALGVDEVPVRGRPQVGILSTGDELVRPGNPLDSAAGQIYDVNSYTLAGAVAEAGGDPVMYPHAGDDYEEMERLLHEAANECDLVLSSGSTSASAVDVIYRVIEERGELRLHGVAVKPGKPMLVGTIGDSAYVGLPGYPVSALTIFQTFVAPAVRDAAGRDPPRTATVSGTMAVQERYGEGRRRLMPAGLVEDETGSLLVYPVDKGSGATTSLVDADGFVDVPPGTDYLAEGEAVDVTLFSPAVRPPTLLGMGEDDPLLSRLLDTIGRPRYLPLGSTEGLRRLDNGVPDVAVVAGPAADDHDAADIGGWEREWGLVVGPDTDVSDLGDLVDGDYRFVNRDTASGLRRSFDDALDALGEDRGVGRAEVVDAIEGYELTTKAHESPARKVMAGGADAGLGLHATAAKLDLGFVSLGTQQVRVLANPDRREKHSVGALEEALDDLDSLADGIAGMEPQ, from the coding sequence GTGAGCGACCGCCGCGAGTTCCGCGACCTGGCGTCACCCGAAGAGGCCCACGAAGTCGTCGCTGGCCTCGACATTGAACCCGAACCTGAGAGCGTTCCCCTTGCGGACGCCCGCGACCGTGTCCTTGCGGAGCGGATCGACGCCGACATCGACGTGCCGGGGTTCGACCGCGCAAGCATGGACGGCTACGCTGTACACGCCAGAGACACATTCGGCGCTGACGAGGCTGACCCGGTGACGCTGTCGGTCGTTGGGGAGGTCCACGCGGGCGAGGAGCCCGACGTAACCGTCGAACCGGGTTCACTCGCCGAAATCTCGACCGGCGCGGTGATGCCGGCCGGCGCGGACGCCGTCGTGATGGTCGAACGAACGACTGAGACTGACGATGGCATCGAGATACGCACGTCCGTTGCGCCCGGCGACAACGTGATGCTCGCCGGCGCGGACATCGCGGCCGGGGCGCGCGCGCTCGGCCCCGGAACGCGAATCACGCCCCGGGAAATCGGACTCCTGTCCGCGCTGGGCGTCGACGAGGTTCCGGTGCGTGGCCGGCCCCAGGTTGGAATCCTCTCAACCGGGGACGAACTCGTCCGACCCGGGAATCCCCTCGACAGCGCTGCCGGCCAGATATACGACGTAAACAGCTACACGCTGGCGGGCGCGGTCGCGGAGGCCGGCGGCGACCCTGTGATGTACCCCCACGCCGGCGACGACTACGAGGAGATGGAGCGGTTACTTCACGAGGCAGCCAACGAGTGCGACCTCGTCCTCTCGTCGGGGTCGACGAGCGCCAGCGCGGTCGATGTCATCTACCGCGTCATCGAGGAGCGGGGCGAACTCAGGCTCCACGGCGTCGCCGTCAAGCCCGGCAAGCCGATGCTCGTCGGCACTATCGGCGACTCGGCGTACGTCGGTTTGCCGGGGTACCCGGTGTCGGCGCTGACCATCTTCCAGACGTTTGTCGCGCCGGCAGTCCGGGACGCCGCCGGACGGGACCCGCCACGGACAGCAACGGTCTCTGGCACGATGGCAGTTCAGGAACGCTACGGCGAGGGGCGCAGACGCCTCATGCCGGCGGGTCTGGTTGAGGACGAAACGGGGTCGCTGCTGGTCTACCCCGTCGACAAGGGCAGCGGCGCGACGACAAGCCTCGTCGACGCCGACGGGTTCGTCGACGTCCCGCCGGGGACGGACTACCTGGCAGAGGGGGAGGCAGTCGACGTGACGCTGTTCTCTCCGGCAGTCAGGCCGCCGACGCTTCTGGGGATGGGCGAGGACGACCCGCTGCTCTCGCGCCTGCTCGACACGATTGGCCGGCCGCGGTATCTCCCGCTTGGATCTACTGAGGGGCTCCGCCGCCTCGACAACGGCGTGCCCGACGTCGCCGTCGTTGCGGGGCCGGCCGCCGATGACCACGACGCGGCCGACATTGGCGGCTGGGAGCGCGAATGGGGGCTTGTCGTTGGTCCTGATACCGACGTATCCGACTTGGGCGACCTCGTCGACGGTGACTACCGCTTTGTCAACCGCGACACTGCCTCCGGACTGCGACGGAGCTTCGACGACGCGCTCGACGCCCTCGGCGAGGACCGGGGCGTCGGCCGCGCGGAGGTCGTCGATGCCATCGAAGGCTACGAACTCACGACAAAAGCCCACGAGAGTCCCGCTCGAAAGGTCATGGCGGGCGGTGCGGATGCGGGGCTCGGGCTTCACGCTACAGCGGCGAAACTTGACCTCGGGTTCGTCTCATTGGGAACACAGCAGGTCCGGGTACTCGCGAACCCGGACCGACGGGAGAAACACAGCGTCGGTGCGCTTGAGGAGGCGCTCGACGACCTCGACTCGCTGGCCGACGGGATAGCTGGTATGGAACCGCAGTAA
- a CDS encoding DUF6517 family protein, whose product MRKGILTLLVGVLVVSSGCTGLITGETVAFDSAPATVSDSALDETGYEQSMADEQTIERTVTVAGQERTIRVTNHVRQYQRGIDLGPVGEVNAGRFIVFSTPSASVAGQTLNPAASWSNERLVEEVASRNDQINDVQFERNRTVEALGESREVAVFSGTTTIEGQSVDVLIHLTSFEHEGDVVVAVAVYPERLDDSEGPRVDTLLGGLSHSGN is encoded by the coding sequence ATGCGAAAGGGGATACTCACGCTTCTTGTCGGGGTACTCGTCGTCTCATCGGGCTGTACCGGCCTGATAACCGGGGAGACGGTAGCGTTCGACTCCGCACCGGCGACAGTCAGCGACAGTGCGCTCGATGAAACCGGCTACGAGCAGTCGATGGCGGACGAACAAACAATCGAGCGGACGGTCACCGTCGCCGGCCAAGAGCGAACCATCCGTGTCACGAACCACGTCCGACAGTACCAGCGTGGCATCGATCTCGGACCAGTCGGTGAGGTCAACGCCGGTCGATTCATCGTCTTCTCGACGCCCAGCGCCAGTGTGGCGGGACAGACGCTGAACCCCGCCGCGAGCTGGTCCAATGAACGCCTCGTCGAGGAAGTCGCCAGTCGAAACGACCAGATCAACGACGTCCAGTTCGAGCGTAACCGCACAGTGGAAGCGCTGGGTGAGTCCCGTGAGGTGGCTGTGTTCTCCGGGACGACGACCATTGAGGGTCAGAGTGTCGATGTCCTGATCCACCTCACGAGCTTCGAACACGAGGGCGACGTGGTCGTCGCCGTCGCCGTCTACCCTGAGCGGCTTGACGACAGCGAAGGGCCGCGCGTCGATACGCTGCTTGGCGGCCTCTCGCACTCGGGCAACTGA
- a CDS encoding CoA-binding protein: protein MPVTSDDELREILEHDRVAVVGCSTSPGKDAHEIPKYLSEQGYEVIPVNPFADEIFGQKAYDSLAEVPGEIDIVDVFRPSDEVRDIVDAALERDDDAVIWLQLGIHDDDAVERAEAAGRRVVQDRCMKPTHQQLMR from the coding sequence ATGCCTGTTACTTCGGACGACGAACTCCGGGAGATTCTCGAACATGACCGTGTCGCCGTCGTCGGGTGCTCGACCAGCCCCGGCAAGGACGCCCACGAGATTCCGAAGTATCTTAGCGAACAGGGGTACGAGGTAATTCCGGTCAACCCCTTCGCTGACGAGATATTCGGGCAGAAGGCCTACGACTCACTGGCAGAGGTTCCGGGTGAAATAGACATCGTTGACGTGTTCAGGCCCAGCGATGAGGTCCGCGACATCGTTGACGCGGCCCTAGAACGCGACGACGACGCCGTCATCTGGCTCCAGCTTGGTATCCACGACGACGACGCCGTCGAACGCGCTGAGGCGGCTGGCCGCCGCGTCGTTCAGGACCGCTGTATGAAGCCGACCCACCAGCAACTGATGAGGTGA
- the glp gene encoding molybdopterin molybdotransferase MoeA yields the protein MSNESRKSAGFKDRTPVTTARETLLDAVSPHERTERVPLRDADERVVAGEITAERAVPHYRRAAMDGFAVRAEDTFSASQRSPASLRVDEAVTTGTAARVHTGSELPEGADAVVMVEETEVTGDSVTVFDAVAGGENVAPVGEDVEQGQTLYEDGHRLRPSDLGLLKSVGNDVVEVYERPTVSVIPTGEELVQNDPEPGQVIETNGQTVTQYVERWGGDATYRDIVTDDVDALRAAISDDLDHDLVVTTGGSSVGERDLLPEVVSEIGEVLVHGVALKPGHPVALGVAEGTPILMLPGYPVACIVNAVQFLRPALRQAGHLRSTDPPTTKAELTRKIASEPGTRTYARVELHDEDADEQTTATPTRASGSGVLSSVALADGWVVVPESVEGYDAGDTVTVEDWEWSQ from the coding sequence ATGAGCAACGAGTCCCGGAAGTCAGCCGGGTTCAAGGACCGAACGCCGGTGACGACGGCCAGGGAGACGCTGCTGGACGCAGTGTCCCCACACGAGCGGACGGAGCGTGTCCCGCTGCGTGACGCCGACGAACGCGTCGTCGCGGGTGAAATCACGGCCGAGCGAGCGGTGCCCCACTACCGCCGTGCGGCGATGGACGGCTTCGCTGTCAGAGCAGAGGACACGTTTAGCGCGAGCCAGCGGTCGCCGGCATCGCTCCGGGTCGATGAGGCGGTGACAACGGGAACAGCGGCTCGCGTGCACACGGGGAGCGAACTCCCCGAGGGCGCCGACGCCGTCGTGATGGTTGAGGAGACCGAGGTAACCGGCGACAGCGTCACAGTGTTCGATGCGGTCGCTGGCGGGGAGAACGTCGCCCCTGTCGGCGAGGACGTGGAGCAAGGGCAGACGCTGTACGAGGATGGCCACAGGCTCCGACCGTCGGACCTCGGGCTGTTAAAATCGGTCGGCAACGACGTGGTCGAGGTGTACGAGCGGCCCACGGTCAGCGTCATCCCGACCGGCGAGGAGCTGGTCCAAAATGACCCAGAACCGGGGCAGGTAATCGAGACGAATGGCCAGACCGTCACCCAGTACGTCGAGCGCTGGGGCGGCGACGCGACCTACCGCGACATCGTCACCGACGACGTGGACGCACTCCGGGCGGCCATCAGTGACGACCTTGACCACGACCTCGTCGTGACGACCGGCGGGTCCTCTGTCGGCGAGCGTGACCTGCTCCCGGAGGTCGTCAGCGAGATTGGCGAGGTGCTGGTCCACGGGGTCGCACTGAAGCCGGGCCACCCGGTCGCGCTCGGCGTGGCTGAGGGGACGCCGATTCTCATGCTTCCGGGGTATCCGGTCGCTTGTATCGTCAACGCCGTCCAGTTCCTCCGGCCAGCGCTCCGGCAGGCCGGCCATCTCCGGTCGACCGACCCGCCGACGACCAAGGCCGAACTCACGCGGAAGATCGCCAGCGAGCCGGGGACCCGAACCTACGCGCGGGTGGAACTGCACGATGAAGACGCGGACGAACAAACGACCGCGACGCCGACGCGGGCCAGCGGCTCCGGTGTCCTCTCAAGCGTCGCGCTCGCTGACGGCTGGGTTGTCGTTCCGGAGTCCGTTGAGGGGTACGACGCCGGTGACACCGTGACCGTCGAGGACTGGGAGTGGTCACAGTGA
- a CDS encoding winged helix-turn-helix transcriptional regulator: MSDSPEKLSVWCAGEDWCPITTTASLIGKKWHPVIIHRLLDNGPSGFNELKENVDGISSKVLSDSLEDLQEKGLVDREVINEQPFRVNYSLTEHGESLESVITEMAAWGETYLQEPTEADEPAE, encoded by the coding sequence ATGAGCGATTCACCCGAGAAGCTCTCCGTCTGGTGTGCTGGCGAGGACTGGTGCCCCATAACCACGACGGCGTCCCTTATCGGGAAGAAGTGGCACCCCGTTATCATCCACCGATTGCTTGATAACGGCCCATCAGGCTTTAACGAACTCAAAGAGAACGTCGATGGGATTTCTTCTAAAGTCCTCTCTGACAGCCTTGAAGACCTGCAGGAGAAAGGGCTCGTCGACCGGGAAGTAATCAACGAACAGCCGTTTCGCGTCAATTATTCGCTCACCGAACACGGGGAGTCGCTGGAGTCCGTAATCACCGAAATGGCGGCGTGGGGCGAGACGTACCTGCAGGAACCGACAGAGGCCGACGAGCCCGCGGAGTAG
- a CDS encoding tripartite tricarboxylate transporter permease, which yields MLPGLPAADPTATLALLTAIGAGVGLGTLSGLVPGLHANTFALLLAAAASSLPGPRLYVGVAMLSAGVTHTFLDVIPALALGVPDPAMAASALPSHQLVIEGRGREALRLSALGSGLAVVFAVPLAVPLTLVMKRVYPLLRPWLSVLLVGVAVLLVVTEHGRRQQVGAACSLAASGLLGVSLLDAPVTGALPVSDVLVPLFSGLFGAPVLLAAIEGDGVPPQSDAAVTTPRRTVGVLAGIGTLCGGAVGYIPGISSAIAATLALGLVSDQGPRAFIVTTSGVNTATAVFALFALISLGTPRTGVLVALDRAEVPLVLPALLAAVAIAAVAGAILVPTLGDRYLRIVGRLDPTYLSLSVIAVLVCLSALFAGLVGVGAFGAATAVGHLPPKFGARRATLMGVLLVPLAL from the coding sequence GTGCTTCCGGGGCTTCCTGCCGCCGACCCGACAGCGACGCTCGCGCTCCTCACAGCGATCGGGGCAGGGGTCGGACTGGGAACGCTCAGCGGACTCGTTCCGGGGCTACACGCCAACACGTTCGCGCTCTTGCTCGCTGCTGCGGCGAGCAGTTTGCCCGGGCCGCGGCTCTACGTCGGCGTCGCGATGCTTTCGGCCGGGGTGACACACACCTTTCTCGATGTGATTCCGGCGCTGGCACTGGGCGTGCCGGACCCGGCGATGGCGGCCAGCGCGCTGCCGAGCCACCAGCTGGTGATAGAGGGCCGCGGTCGGGAGGCGCTTCGCCTGTCTGCGCTGGGGAGCGGACTCGCCGTGGTGTTTGCCGTCCCGCTCGCGGTTCCGCTCACTCTGGTAATGAAGCGTGTGTACCCGCTCCTCCGGCCGTGGCTGTCGGTGCTACTCGTCGGGGTCGCCGTCCTGCTCGTGGTCACGGAGCACGGCCGCCGCCAGCAGGTCGGCGCTGCGTGTTCGCTCGCCGCGAGCGGGCTGCTCGGAGTCAGTCTGCTCGATGCGCCAGTGACCGGCGCGTTGCCTGTGTCGGACGTGCTGGTCCCGCTGTTTTCGGGGCTGTTCGGCGCGCCGGTGCTCTTGGCCGCTATCGAGGGGGATGGCGTCCCGCCACAGTCCGACGCGGCGGTGACGACGCCGCGGCGAACAGTCGGCGTCTTAGCAGGCATCGGCACGCTCTGTGGGGGTGCAGTCGGCTACATCCCGGGAATCTCGAGTGCTATCGCGGCGACGCTAGCGTTGGGTCTGGTCTCCGACCAGGGACCTCGGGCGTTCATCGTCACGACGAGTGGGGTCAACACGGCGACAGCGGTGTTTGCCCTGTTCGCGCTCATCTCGCTCGGGACGCCCCGGACCGGGGTCCTCGTCGCGCTGGACCGGGCGGAAGTCCCGCTGGTGCTTCCAGCGCTGCTTGCGGCAGTCGCTATCGCTGCCGTCGCCGGCGCGATACTCGTCCCGACGCTGGGCGACCGGTACCTCCGAATTGTCGGCCGACTGGACCCGACATACCTCTCGCTGTCGGTGATTGCAGTACTCGTCTGTCTCTCCGCGCTCTTCGCCGGCCTCGTCGGCGTGGGCGCGTTCGGGGCCGCGACTGCAGTGGGCCACCTGCCCCCGAAGTTCGGAGCCCGGCGAGCAACCCTGATGGGGGTCTTACTCGTCCCGCTGGCGTTATAG
- a CDS encoding NAD(P)/FAD-dependent oxidoreductase, with protein MTENVVVLGSGYAGAGAIKSFEDELDGQTDVDVTWISETDYHLVLHESHRCIRDPSVQENIAIPVHEIKQPSTSFIQDEVVGIDTDAQEVALADSDTVEYDYLLVGLGSQTAFFGIEGLKEHALTLKSLDDALEIHDKIQQAAREASTNDPAQVVIGGAGLSGIQTAGEVAEFRDEHNAPIDIHLVEGLDQVLPNSDPELQGALRKRLEAADVNIKCGEFIGEVDEETVYIGDEDELEYDVLVWTGGITGRDCMQDVDLDKDERNHRVHAEGNFQTEDEHVFAIGDSALIDQPGDQPAPPTAQAAWQAAEVAGENLARAVRGQPLKTWTHKDKGTVVSVGEKAVAHDVVNMPIETFGGMPAKLLKKAIAARWINDMTGVGRAAKAWPDM; from the coding sequence ATGACAGAGAACGTAGTGGTGCTTGGTTCGGGGTACGCCGGCGCGGGGGCAATAAAGAGTTTCGAGGACGAGTTAGATGGCCAGACGGACGTTGATGTGACCTGGATTTCTGAGACGGACTATCATCTGGTCTTGCACGAGTCTCACCGCTGCATCCGGGACCCGAGCGTGCAGGAGAACATCGCCATCCCTGTCCACGAAATCAAGCAGCCGTCGACGTCATTTATTCAGGACGAGGTCGTCGGCATCGACACCGACGCCCAAGAAGTGGCCCTCGCCGACTCCGACACCGTCGAGTACGACTACTTGCTCGTTGGGCTGGGCTCCCAGACGGCCTTCTTTGGCATCGAGGGCCTCAAAGAGCACGCTCTGACGCTCAAGAGCCTCGACGACGCGCTTGAAATCCACGACAAGATTCAGCAAGCGGCCCGCGAAGCCTCCACAAACGACCCAGCACAGGTCGTCATCGGCGGCGCTGGCCTCTCCGGCATTCAGACCGCCGGCGAGGTTGCCGAGTTCCGCGACGAACACAACGCGCCAATCGACATCCACCTCGTCGAAGGCCTCGACCAGGTCTTGCCCAACAGCGACCCGGAACTGCAGGGTGCCCTGCGCAAGCGTCTGGAAGCCGCCGACGTGAACATCAAGTGCGGGGAGTTCATCGGCGAAGTCGACGAGGAGACGGTCTACATCGGCGACGAGGACGAACTGGAGTACGACGTACTGGTCTGGACGGGCGGCATCACCGGCCGCGATTGTATGCAAGACGTCGATCTGGACAAGGACGAGCGCAACCACCGCGTCCACGCAGAAGGGAACTTCCAGACCGAGGACGAACACGTCTTCGCAATCGGCGACTCGGCGCTGATCGACCAGCCGGGCGACCAGCCCGCCCCGCCGACCGCGCAGGCCGCCTGGCAGGCCGCCGAAGTCGCGGGCGAGAACCTCGCTCGCGCCGTGCGAGGCCAGCCGCTGAAGACGTGGACCCACAAGGACAAGGGCACGGTCGTTTCGGTCGGCGAGAAAGCCGTCGCCCACGACGTGGTGAACATGCCTATCGAGACGTTCGGCGGGATGCCCGCGAAACTGCTGAAGAAAGCGATTGCCGCCCGCTGGATCAACGACATGACCGGTGTCGGTCGGGCCGCCAAGGCCTGGCCTGACATGTAG
- a CDS encoding ThuA domain-containing protein has product MVAVTVWNENQHERATGPANAMYPDGIHTTLAETLTSYGHTVQTATLDDPAHGLTETVLAETDVLLWWSDIAHDVVSDATANRVEQAVRDGMGFIPLHSSHESKPFEALMGGTGTLRWREEGEREHVWVVEASHPITDGLPEEFELERAEIYGKGFDLPTPDTLVTVSWCDDGTVFPSGCCYYRDAGRIFYFQPGHETFPVYHRPVVQKLLHNAVTWAAPNEPDRPCAGQS; this is encoded by the coding sequence ATGGTTGCAGTCACCGTGTGGAACGAAAATCAGCATGAACGGGCGACAGGCCCGGCCAATGCGATGTACCCCGACGGGATCCACACGACGTTGGCTGAGACGCTTACTTCGTACGGCCACACCGTTCAGACAGCGACACTCGATGACCCAGCCCACGGACTGACCGAGACGGTGCTCGCCGAAACTGATGTGTTACTGTGGTGGAGCGATATCGCCCACGATGTTGTTAGCGATGCGACTGCGAACCGCGTCGAGCAGGCCGTCCGTGACGGGATGGGGTTCATCCCGCTCCATTCCAGTCACGAGTCGAAGCCGTTCGAGGCACTCATGGGGGGGACTGGCACCCTGCGCTGGCGCGAGGAGGGCGAGCGTGAGCACGTCTGGGTCGTCGAAGCGAGCCATCCTATTACCGATGGACTACCCGAGGAGTTCGAACTCGAACGTGCCGAGATCTACGGAAAGGGGTTCGACCTGCCGACACCGGACACGCTAGTGACTGTAAGTTGGTGTGACGACGGCACGGTGTTTCCCAGCGGGTGTTGTTACTACCGTGATGCAGGAAGAATATTCTACTTTCAGCCCGGCCACGAGACGTTTCCAGTGTACCACCGGCCGGTCGTCCAGAAGCTCTTGCACAACGCCGTTACGTGGGCCGCGCCGAATGAGCCCGACCGCCCCTGCGCCGGACAGTCCTGA